The proteins below are encoded in one region of Spartinivicinus poritis:
- a CDS encoding hydrolase 1, exosortase A system-associated — MNEQPVIFPCLNERLIGVIHHPTEPIDTGVLIIVGGPQMKSGSHRQFVLLARALARQNIAVMRFDYRGMGDSTGELQGFETINDDINAAIDEFFNQQPHLQQVVLWGLCDAASAALFYSWRDPRVKGLVLANPWVRSEAGLAQVYVKNYYWSRLFDKNFWRKAFRGQLKIKQVTSDFYQNVTKLLTTRKEAVKENALGVVADKPVEPSHFIDRMRYGWDKFSGKTLLLLSGNDLTAAEFIQLTQSNPHWRQLLNKSTVTQWHCAEANHTFSTAKWRKQVEDQTAEWIINHIVGSQV; from the coding sequence ATGAATGAACAACCCGTTATTTTTCCCTGTTTAAATGAAAGGCTTATTGGTGTAATTCACCATCCAACTGAGCCAATTGATACTGGGGTATTAATCATAGTGGGTGGCCCCCAGATGAAGTCTGGAAGTCATCGACAATTTGTTTTATTAGCAAGAGCATTGGCCAGACAGAATATTGCAGTGATGCGCTTTGATTATCGGGGCATGGGAGACAGTACAGGTGAGTTACAAGGATTTGAAACCATTAATGATGATATTAACGCAGCAATAGATGAGTTCTTTAACCAGCAGCCTCACCTACAACAGGTAGTGCTGTGGGGGTTATGTGATGCTGCATCTGCAGCACTGTTTTACAGTTGGCGAGATCCTAGAGTAAAAGGTTTAGTGTTAGCTAATCCCTGGGTTCGTTCAGAGGCAGGTTTGGCGCAAGTGTATGTTAAAAATTATTACTGGTCACGGTTATTTGATAAGAATTTCTGGCGCAAGGCATTTCGAGGTCAATTGAAAATAAAGCAAGTGACTTCTGACTTTTATCAAAATGTCACCAAGCTTTTAACCACTCGTAAAGAAGCGGTAAAAGAAAATGCGCTGGGAGTAGTTGCTGACAAGCCTGTTGAACCTAGCCACTTTATCGACCGAATGCGTTATGGATGGGATAAATTTTCAGGAAAGACCTTATTACTGTTAAGTGGTAATGATCTGACAGCTGCTGAGTTTATTCAGCTCACTCAAAGCAATCCTCATTGGCGGCAGTTGCTAAATAAATCGACAGTTACCCAATGGCATTGTGCTGAGGCTAATCATACGTTTTCAACAGCTAAATGGCGTAAACAGGTAGAGGATCAAACTGCTGAATGGATTATTAACCACATAGTTGGTAGCCAAGTGTAG